CGGCTGGAGTCCGACGCCGCGGCGGTGCAGGTGCTGACCGTGCATCGCAGCAAGGGCCTGGAGTTCGGCGTCGTTCACTGCCCGTTCCTGTGGGACCCGTTCCGGGGCCGCGACCGCGGCGAGGCGCCCGCGATCTACCACGACGCGGCGCGCGGGAACGAGCGCACGCTCGACGTGTCGCTGGAGACGCGCGACGCCGCGTTCGTGGAGCACGCCGACGCCGCGGCGGCCGAGCAGGCGGGGGAGGAGCTGCGGCTCGCGTATGTCGCGCTGACGCGAGCCAAGCACCAGGCGGTCGTGTGGTGGGCGACGTCGTGGACGTGCCGCGACTCGCCGCTGGGACGGCTGATGTTCGAGCGCGACTTCGGCCCCGACGTGGGGGAGGCGCCGCCCGCGCGGACCGACGCCAACACGGTCGCGACGAGCGCCGCGGCGCGGTTCCGGGCGCTCGCCGCGCTGGCGCCGGACGCGATCGCGCTGGAGCGCGCGCTGGTCGAGAAGGTGCCGCCGCGCGAGGCGGTCGCGGGCGAGGCGGTGGTGCCGGACGACCTCGGCGTCGCCGTGTTCGACCGGACGCTCGACGCGCGCTGGCGGCGCGTGTCGTACTCGGCCATCACCGCGGGCGCCTACGAGGCGCGGGTGGCGAGCGAGGTCGAGGAGGCGGTCGGCGCCGACGACGCGCCGGACGAGCGGGTGCTCGTCGCCGACGCGGGCGCGGGCGCCGGCGCGGGCCCGGACGTCCCGCTGGCGGCGATGCCCGCGGGGACGCGGATCGGCACGCTCGTCCACGCGGTCCTGGAGGCGACGGACTTCGCGGCGCCCGATCTCGGCGCCGAGCTGGGCGACCAGGTCGCCGTGGCGCGGCGGCGCTGGACGACCGACGTGGGCGACCCCATCATGTTGGTCGACGGCCTCGCCCGCGCGATCGAGACGCCGCTGGGACCGGAGGCCGGCGACCTGCGGCTGCGCGACCTCCAGCGCGGCGACCGCCTCGACGAGCTGACGTTCGAGCTGCCGCTGGTCGGGGGCGACACGCCGTCCGGAGCCCTCACGCTCCGGGCGATCGCGACGGTCCTGCGCGAGCACGTGGCCGAGGGCGATCCGCTCCACGGCTACGCCGACCGCCTGAGCGACCCCATGTTGAAGGCCAACCTGCGCGGCTACCTGACCGGCACGATCGACCTCGTCGCCCGCCACTCCGGCGGCTACGCGATCATCGACTACAAGACGAACCGCCTCTCGCCGCCCGGCACGCCGCTGACCGCCTGGCACCACCGCCCGGAGGCGCTGGCCGAGGAGATGGCGCGGTCGCACTACGCGCTCCAGGCGTTGTTGTACGCCGTGGCGCTGCACCGCTACCTGCGCTGGCGCGTCCCGTCCTACGACGCCGAGCGTGACCGGCCGACCGTCATGTACCTGTTCCTGCGCGGGATGACCGGCGCGGGTGCGCCGGGGAGCGGCGTCTTCAGCTGGCGCCCGCCGGCCGGGCTGCTGCCCGCGCTGAGCGACACGCTCGACCGCGGCGACGCGGACGGCGGGGCGGTGGCGGCATGAGCTCGGCCCTGCGCGAGCGCGATCCGCACGACGTCCGGCTCGCCGCGACGGCGCCCGCGCCGCTGCGCGCGTTCAACGACGCGGGCGTGCTGACGGCCGCCGACGTCCAGGTGGCGCGCGCGCTGGCGCGGCTCGGCGGCGACGACACGCCGGAGTTGTTGTTGGCCTTCGCGCTGGCGGTGCGGGCCCCGCGGCTGGGGCATGTGCTGGTGGATCTCGCGACGATCCGGGCGACGGTCGCGGTCGACACCGAGGAGCCGGTCGACCTCGGCGCGCTGCCCTGGCCGGAGCCCGAGGCGTGGGCGGCGATCGTCGCGCAGTCGGCGCTCGTGTCCGTCCTCGACGAGGACCCGCCCCGCGGCGGCACCGCCAACGCGCGCCCGCTGCACCTCTCCGGGACCCGCCTGTACCTCGACCGCTACTGGCGCGAGGAGCGCGCGGTCGCCGCCGACCTCCGGGCGCGCGCCGCCGCGCCACCGGCCGCAGCGACGCCGGACGCGCCGCTCGCCGCGCTCTTCCCCGACCCGCTCGACACCCGCGCCCGCACCGCCGCCGCGCACACGCTGACCCACCACCTGACGATCATCGCCGGCGGCCCCGGCACCGGCAAGACGACAACGATCGCCCGCGCGCTCGCGTTGCTGCTGGGCGAGGCGCAGGACTCGCCGCCGCTCGTCGCGCTGGTCGCGCCGACGGGCAAGGCCGCGGCGCGGCTGGCGGAGGCGGTCCGGGAGGAGGCGGCGCGGCTCGACGTCGCGGAGGACGTTCGGGCCAAGTTGGTGGGGTTGGACGCGACGACGATCCACCGGCGGCTCGGCAGCGTGCCGCGGAGCCGCAGCCGCTTCCACCACCATCGCGGCGCCCGGCTGCCGCACGACGTCGTGATCGTCGACGAGTCCTCGATGGTTTCGCTGACGTTGATGGCGCGGCTGCTGGAGGCGGTCCGGCCGGACGCGCGGCTCGTGCTCGTGGGGGACCCGGACCAGCTGTCGTCGATCGAGGCGGGGGCGGTGCTCGGCGACGTCGTCGCGGCGGAGGCGCTCGCCGACCAAGTTGTCGTCCTCGATCGTGGGCATCGCTTCAGGGGCGCGATCGCGGTGGTGGCCGACGCGGTCCGACGGGGTGACGGCGACGCGTTGATCGGCGCGCTGCGTGAGAGCAGCGACGAGGTCACGTGGGTCGACGCCGATCCGGCCGCCGCGACCGCGGCCGACCTCGCGCCCGTCCGCGCTGCCGCGGTCGCCGCGGGGCGCGCGGTGATCGACGCGGCCGTCCGAGGCGACGCCGGCACCGCGCTGAACGCGCTCGAGGACTTCCGCCTGCTCTGCGCCCACCGCCGCGGCCCGCACGGCGTCTCGACCTGGATGCCGCAGGTCGAGGCCTGGCTGGCGCGGGAGATCGAGCAGGCCGGCGGCCGCGCGCGCGACTACCCCGGCCGCCCGCTGCTGATCACGCAGAACGACTACGACCTCAACCTCTTCAACGGCGACACCGGCGTGATCGTCCACGACCACGAATCCGACCGCCTCCTCGCCGCCTTCGAGCGCACGACCGTCCGGCCCAACCAGCTCGGCGCGGTCGACACCGTCTACGCGATGACCGTGCACAAGTCGCAGGGCTCGCAGTTCGGCACCGCCGCGGTGATCCTGCCGCCGCCCGCCTCGCGGATCCTGACGCGCGAGCTGCTCTACACGGGCGTCACCCGCGCGCGGGACCGCCTGATCGTCGTCGGGACCGAGGCGTCGCTGCGCGCGGCGCTCGCCCGGCCCGCCACCCGCGCGTCGGGCCTCGCCGCGCGGCTCGGCTAGTCCGAGGAGCCGGAGCCGGAGTCCGAGTCGCGCGACCCCAGCAACATCCACCCGACCCCTACAACAACCAGCACGATCCCGAACACCAGCCCCACGTAGTGCCCGCCGCCGAGCGCGGCGAAGATCGCCGGGATCGCGATGACTGCCC
The sequence above is a segment of the Conexibacter woesei Iso977N genome. Coding sequences within it:
- the recD gene encoding exodeoxyribonuclease V subunit alpha, whose translation is MSSALRERDPHDVRLAATAPAPLRAFNDAGVLTAADVQVARALARLGGDDTPELLLAFALAVRAPRLGHVLVDLATIRATVAVDTEEPVDLGALPWPEPEAWAAIVAQSALVSVLDEDPPRGGTANARPLHLSGTRLYLDRYWREERAVAADLRARAAAPPAAATPDAPLAALFPDPLDTRARTAAAHTLTHHLTIIAGGPGTGKTTTIARALALLLGEAQDSPPLVALVAPTGKAAARLAEAVREEAARLDVAEDVRAKLVGLDATTIHRRLGSVPRSRSRFHHHRGARLPHDVVIVDESSMVSLTLMARLLEAVRPDARLVLVGDPDQLSSIEAGAVLGDVVAAEALADQVVVLDRGHRFRGAIAVVADAVRRGDGDALIGALRESSDEVTWVDADPAAATAADLAPVRAAAVAAGRAVIDAAVRGDAGTALNALEDFRLLCAHRRGPHGVSTWMPQVEAWLAREIEQAGGRARDYPGRPLLITQNDYDLNLFNGDTGVIVHDHESDRLLAAFERTTVRPNQLGAVDTVYAMTVHKSQGSQFGTAAVILPPPASRILTRELLYTGVTRARDRLIVVGTEASLRAALARPATRASGLAARLG